A genomic window from Rhodococcus sp. KBS0724 includes:
- a CDS encoding excisionase family DNA-binding protein translates to MKLEITIDLQGGDAEAIRDVLRPLIPELARQLRDSGISAQLTAATPTPLPTRTPKAKQWMSTSEVAEYMGCSVLTVLRLLRTKQMIGYQSGPKASWRINRDDVELYIRGEKPNKRRRR, encoded by the coding sequence ATGAAACTTGAGATCACCATCGACCTTCAGGGTGGGGACGCTGAGGCGATCCGCGATGTCCTCCGACCACTGATCCCTGAACTGGCTAGGCAGCTTCGCGACAGCGGGATTAGTGCGCAACTCACTGCGGCAACACCAACTCCATTGCCGACGCGTACGCCCAAGGCTAAGCAGTGGATGAGCACCAGCGAGGTCGCGGAGTACATGGGCTGCTCCGTGCTCACGGTCCTCAGATTGTTGAGAACCAAGCAGATGATCGGATATCAGTCGGGACCCAAGGCGAGCTGGCGAATCAATAGGGATGATGTCGAGCTGTACATCCGAGGCGAGAAGCCAAACAAGAGACGTCGGCGTTGA
- a CDS encoding DUF5994 family protein encodes MAHTNTVDFGLETQPRHPGQPFPSPTRTPRFLLRGQGAVKSHVDGAWFPWTTNVTAELHDLISALSLRLGPITRVAFDWNTVSTVQRRIDEVDGLEVRGPYPGQPADLMYLDDIYGRQLVLMMIPPYVDPDRAYDIMRILVDPARGDTYRVQ; translated from the coding sequence ATGGCGCACACGAACACAGTCGACTTCGGGTTGGAAACGCAACCGCGACACCCAGGTCAACCATTTCCCTCGCCTACCCGAACACCGCGGTTCCTACTACGGGGTCAGGGCGCGGTGAAGTCGCATGTCGACGGTGCTTGGTTCCCATGGACCACCAACGTCACAGCGGAGCTCCACGATCTGATTTCAGCACTCTCACTGCGCCTAGGGCCGATTACACGCGTTGCATTCGACTGGAACACGGTGAGTACTGTGCAGCGTCGTATCGACGAGGTCGACGGACTCGAAGTTCGAGGTCCGTATCCAGGTCAACCCGCAGATTTGATGTATCTCGACGACATCTACGGTCGGCAACTCGTGTTGATGATGATTCCGCCGTACGTCGATCCCGATCGGGCGTACGACATCATGCGGATTCTGGTGGATCCTGCTCGGGGAGACACCTATCGGGTTCAGTGA
- a CDS encoding alpha/beta hydrolase, whose amino-acid sequence MGLIGSSTATAAPVRTAQSGGYEEVFVDSSMGPIKVQIQWASRGGNAALYLLDGLRARNDRNAWSFETNAFDQFRENNITLVMPVGGQSSFYSDWYSTSNLNRQPVTYKWETFLTQELPAYLDTRGVSRTNNGVLGLSMGGSAALTLAAYHRDQFKFAGSFSGYLNISAPGMREAIRVAMISAGSFNVDAMWGPPWNPAWLRNDPLVFAPELRGLSMYISAASGLPGELDKPRRPVDFVNTGSAMGLEALALLNTRAFQVRLNTLGIPATFSFPSNGTHSWPYWGSELWKARGQILDTLNAW is encoded by the coding sequence ATGGGCCTGATCGGATCTTCGACCGCGACTGCGGCACCGGTTCGAACCGCACAATCGGGCGGCTACGAAGAAGTCTTCGTCGACTCCTCGATGGGGCCAATCAAGGTTCAGATCCAGTGGGCATCCCGTGGTGGCAACGCTGCCCTGTACCTGCTCGACGGCCTCCGCGCTCGCAATGATCGCAACGCGTGGAGCTTCGAGACAAACGCATTCGATCAGTTCCGCGAGAACAACATCACGTTGGTGATGCCGGTCGGTGGCCAGTCCAGTTTCTACTCCGACTGGTATTCCACCAGCAACCTCAACCGCCAACCCGTCACATACAAATGGGAAACATTTCTCACTCAGGAACTTCCCGCATACCTCGACACCCGAGGCGTTTCGCGCACCAATAACGGTGTCCTCGGCCTCTCGATGGGCGGCAGCGCAGCACTGACCCTGGCCGCCTACCACCGTGATCAGTTCAAGTTCGCGGGATCGTTCTCCGGGTACCTCAACATCTCCGCACCCGGTATGCGTGAAGCCATCCGGGTCGCGATGATCAGCGCCGGATCCTTCAACGTCGACGCGATGTGGGGCCCACCGTGGAATCCGGCCTGGCTGCGCAACGATCCCCTCGTTTTTGCACCGGAACTCAGAGGTCTGTCGATGTACATCTCGGCGGCAAGTGGATTGCCCGGCGAACTCGACAAACCCCGACGCCCGGTCGACTTCGTCAACACCGGCAGCGCAATGGGACTCGAAGCACTCGCCTTGCTGAACACCCGAGCGTTCCAGGTGCGTCTCAACACACTCGGCATTCCTGCCACTTTCAGCTTCCCGTCCAACGGAACCCATTCGTGGCCGTACTGGGGTTCGGAACTGTGGAAGGCGCGCGGTCAGATCCTCGACACACTCAACGCTTGGTGA
- a CDS encoding N-acetylmuramoyl-L-alanine amidase, with protein sequence MTWTGDPVWLADVLRAEGVKVVEYPGWKDRGHGDMGTIWGVIAHHTGNNPPGNNPGYIANHPSLGLCSQIHLSRDGVATVVGVGVAWHAGSGAYPGLPTNGANERTIGIEAENNGTEGWTPAQYDAYVRCCAAILRKVGQPASHAIGHKEWAGAAQGKWDPGGMDMSKFRADIQARIDNSPKEGEMDFATFKKYMDAVVSDVKDIREQLCGSGQRDAGQFKGWSQLGGKTVVDALADIQARLTKLEGK encoded by the coding sequence GTGACCTGGACAGGAGATCCCGTCTGGCTTGCAGATGTATTGCGGGCCGAGGGAGTGAAGGTTGTCGAGTATCCCGGCTGGAAAGACCGCGGGCACGGCGACATGGGCACGATCTGGGGCGTCATTGCGCACCACACCGGCAACAATCCACCCGGCAACAACCCCGGCTACATCGCGAATCACCCCTCACTAGGACTGTGTTCGCAGATTCACCTCTCCCGAGATGGTGTCGCAACCGTCGTGGGTGTCGGTGTCGCATGGCATGCAGGAAGTGGCGCATACCCGGGCCTGCCGACGAACGGTGCGAACGAACGCACCATCGGCATCGAAGCCGAAAACAATGGCACCGAAGGCTGGACGCCCGCGCAATATGACGCCTACGTGCGTTGCTGCGCTGCGATCCTCCGCAAGGTGGGCCAACCCGCATCCCATGCCATCGGCCACAAAGAGTGGGCCGGTGCCGCACAGGGCAAGTGGGACCCGGGCGGAATGGATATGAGCAAGTTCCGCGCAGACATTCAGGCTCGCATCGACAACAGCCCCAAGGAGGGTGAGATGGATTTCGCAACATTCAAGAAGTACATGGACGCAGTGGTGTCCGACGTGAAGGACATTCGCGAACAGTTGTGCGGTTCGGGGCAGCGTGACGCCGGCCAGTTCAAGGGTTGGTCTCAGCTTGGTGGCAAGACGGTGGTCGATGCGCTCGCCGACATTCAGGCACGGCTCACGAAGCTGGAGGGCAAGTGA
- a CDS encoding DUF3349 domain-containing protein — protein MPPPIPSLAQSILAWLRAGYPEGIPPKDRIPLIALLRRRLTDVEVREIAIGAALAELIDENSDQVIRGDEISAQITDVTSQNASDEDIARVAAVLSAAGWPLADLDTDADSGT, from the coding sequence TTGCCCCCACCGATCCCGTCACTGGCTCAGTCGATCCTTGCGTGGCTACGCGCCGGTTATCCGGAAGGTATCCCACCGAAGGATCGAATCCCGCTGATCGCCCTGCTGCGACGCCGACTCACCGATGTAGAAGTGCGTGAAATCGCGATCGGCGCCGCGCTCGCGGAATTGATCGACGAAAACAGCGACCAGGTAATCCGAGGTGACGAGATCAGCGCTCAAATCACGGATGTGACCAGCCAGAACGCCTCCGACGAGGACATCGCACGCGTTGCGGCAGTCTTGTCCGCAGCGGGATGGCCGCTCGCCGATCTCGACACAGACGCAGATTCAGGGACCTGA
- a CDS encoding inorganic phosphate transporter translates to MNAELIVLLVVVVTALAFDFTNGFHDTGNAMATSIATGALRPKVAVALSASLNLVGAFLSVEVAATVAKGVVNLGNVGGPALLTIVFAGLVGGIIWNLATWLLGIPSSSSHALFGGLIGAAVASLGMNGVAWNGVLSKVVIPAALAPLVAGLVAAAGTWLVYRITSKVREDTQERGFRLGQIGSASLVSLAHGTNDAQKTMGVIFLALVAHGTISADAPMPFWVKLTCALAIAAGTYLGGWRVIRTLGKGLVEIAAPQGMAAEASSAAIILTSSHLGLPLSTTHVATGSILGTGLGRKGATVRWSVAGRMGIAWLITLPSAAIVGAACWGLVNIVGGLPGVLVVFAILIAMAAWMYIRSRRAPIDSSNVNAEWDDALVPTEVPAEVPGPDSEIPTVTTALHLPNRK, encoded by the coding sequence GTGAATGCGGAACTGATCGTTCTCCTCGTTGTTGTTGTCACCGCGCTCGCATTCGACTTCACCAATGGTTTTCACGACACCGGAAACGCGATGGCTACCTCGATCGCTACGGGTGCGCTCCGCCCCAAGGTTGCTGTCGCCCTCTCCGCATCACTCAACCTGGTCGGGGCCTTCCTCTCCGTCGAGGTGGCCGCGACTGTGGCCAAGGGCGTGGTGAATCTCGGAAATGTCGGCGGCCCAGCACTGCTGACGATCGTCTTCGCAGGCCTTGTGGGCGGCATCATCTGGAACCTCGCCACGTGGCTGCTGGGCATCCCGTCGAGCTCCTCACATGCATTGTTCGGTGGCTTGATCGGCGCAGCAGTTGCCTCGTTGGGCATGAATGGCGTCGCCTGGAACGGCGTCCTGAGCAAGGTCGTCATCCCGGCTGCGTTGGCACCCCTGGTCGCTGGCCTGGTGGCGGCAGCCGGCACGTGGCTCGTCTACCGAATCACGTCGAAGGTCCGCGAGGATACCCAGGAGCGAGGTTTCCGTTTGGGCCAAATCGGTTCGGCCTCACTGGTTTCCCTCGCTCACGGGACCAACGACGCTCAGAAGACCATGGGCGTCATCTTCCTGGCGCTGGTCGCGCACGGCACCATCTCCGCTGACGCTCCGATGCCGTTCTGGGTCAAGTTGACGTGTGCGCTCGCGATCGCGGCCGGCACTTATCTCGGCGGGTGGCGGGTCATCCGTACACTCGGCAAAGGTCTGGTCGAAATTGCGGCGCCGCAAGGCATGGCTGCCGAAGCATCCTCTGCTGCAATAATTCTCACCTCCAGCCACCTCGGCCTCCCGCTATCCACCACCCACGTGGCGACGGGTTCGATCCTCGGAACCGGGCTCGGACGCAAAGGAGCTACGGTTCGCTGGAGCGTCGCAGGCCGCATGGGTATTGCTTGGTTGATCACGCTCCCCTCCGCCGCAATCGTGGGAGCTGCGTGTTGGGGCCTGGTAAATATCGTCGGTGGATTACCTGGTGTGCTCGTGGTTTTTGCGATCCTCATCGCGATGGCCGCCTGGATGTACATCCGCTCCCGCAGGGCGCCGATCGATTCCAGCAACGTCAACGCCGAATGGGACGACGCGCTCGTTCCCACCGAAGTTCCCGCCGAAGTTCCCGGACCGGACTCCGAAATCCCCACCGTCACCACGGCCCTGCACCTACCGAACCGAAAGTGA
- a CDS encoding LppP/LprE family lipoprotein — MRTTLAVLVCASAVVVLAACGSESVDGAAMAGESPETSSAATPEATAPDVCAGRLRCIDVATVDVDGDGNDDSIGRVDDRIVVLTMAGIEAEVAGTESAKLSDPAVQRTGGFVGAWDIDGRPGAEVIIATSDLGGSAAYKVWSWGDSTLAVMSPPVSLYEGNPVEWTLHRGEGYETAVRCTGDTDRPIEVWNLTSPYGGSTAQPSMKVTSYTYGAANGGQFGDGSMFGQEETYSAEPQNLGQLAGWPWLCGANAVDPATASTVKCGTESPNIAITNGVARVPADPRIPDIEWIFLGDTNFDPCADLSYALAETKGGTGSSPEHVMFFHRGEYLGTATSCAFGFTTVVDSTSESATVQYRWPRGRDSNANPSGLATATFVWDGNEVVMQNDLPAELLDISGCN; from the coding sequence GTGAGAACTACGTTGGCTGTTTTGGTGTGTGCGTCGGCGGTAGTGGTCCTCGCTGCCTGTGGATCGGAATCGGTAGACGGGGCTGCGATGGCGGGGGAGAGCCCGGAAACCTCCAGCGCGGCGACGCCGGAGGCAACCGCACCCGACGTCTGTGCGGGACGACTGCGCTGCATCGATGTGGCGACCGTCGACGTCGATGGAGACGGCAACGACGACTCGATCGGTCGAGTCGACGATCGGATTGTTGTTCTGACGATGGCCGGCATCGAAGCCGAGGTGGCGGGGACCGAGTCCGCCAAGCTCTCGGATCCGGCGGTTCAACGAACAGGTGGATTTGTCGGAGCGTGGGACATCGACGGGCGTCCGGGGGCCGAAGTAATCATCGCGACATCCGATCTCGGTGGCAGCGCCGCGTACAAGGTCTGGTCGTGGGGGGACTCGACGCTTGCGGTGATGTCGCCGCCGGTCTCGCTGTACGAAGGCAACCCAGTTGAGTGGACGTTGCACAGGGGCGAGGGATACGAGACTGCGGTCCGCTGCACGGGCGACACCGATCGACCGATCGAGGTCTGGAATCTCACCTCGCCATACGGCGGATCCACCGCGCAGCCATCGATGAAGGTCACCTCGTATACCTATGGAGCTGCCAACGGCGGCCAGTTCGGGGACGGCTCGATGTTCGGGCAAGAGGAAACCTACAGTGCGGAGCCGCAGAATCTCGGACAGCTGGCAGGGTGGCCGTGGCTCTGTGGCGCCAATGCTGTCGATCCCGCAACCGCGTCAACCGTCAAGTGCGGTACCGAGTCTCCGAACATTGCGATCACGAATGGCGTCGCGCGAGTTCCTGCCGACCCCAGGATTCCTGACATCGAATGGATCTTTCTGGGGGACACAAACTTTGATCCGTGTGCGGATCTGAGCTACGCCCTAGCCGAAACCAAGGGAGGTACGGGCAGTTCACCGGAACATGTGATGTTCTTTCATCGAGGCGAGTACCTCGGAACTGCGACGTCCTGTGCGTTCGGATTCACTACCGTTGTCGATTCCACCAGTGAGAGTGCAACAGTGCAGTACAGGTGGCCGCGCGGTAGGGACTCGAATGCAAATCCGAGTGGCTTGGCGACCGCAACATTCGTCTGGGACGGAAACGAGGTTGTCATGCAGAACGATCTGCCGGCCGAGCTGCTGGATATCAGCGGCTGTAACTAG
- a CDS encoding nitroreductase/quinone reductase family protein: MNTFQKSAAAINKVVLAAMRVPLIEKLIGGSTAQITYTGRKSGKTFTLPVSYRQRNDEVLIRVALPQKKNWWRNFLNEGGRMRVNIRGIDRTGHAVSTRDEKGNVSVKVTLDPVS, encoded by the coding sequence ATGAACACTTTCCAGAAGTCTGCGGCCGCGATCAACAAGGTTGTCCTCGCGGCGATGCGAGTGCCGCTCATCGAGAAGCTCATCGGCGGCTCGACGGCCCAGATCACCTACACCGGACGCAAATCCGGAAAGACCTTCACCTTGCCTGTGTCGTACCGCCAGAGGAACGACGAAGTGCTCATCAGAGTTGCACTTCCCCAGAAGAAGAACTGGTGGCGCAATTTTCTGAATGAGGGCGGTCGGATGCGCGTCAATATTCGGGGAATCGATCGCACAGGCCATGCGGTGAGTACCCGGGACGAGAAAGGAAACGTGTCTGTGAAGGTAACCCTGGACCCGGTCAGCTGA
- a CDS encoding helix-turn-helix domain-containing protein: MTRPLLTSAEAGEILNVSAAVDARMCRRRELPCIMLSPRKRRIAPEDLDAFIASRRRG, from the coding sequence ATGACTCGACCACTTCTCACCTCCGCCGAGGCCGGCGAAATACTGAACGTGTCCGCAGCGGTAGATGCCCGGATGTGCCGGCGTCGCGAGCTGCCGTGCATCATGCTTTCGCCGCGCAAGCGACGAATCGCACCAGAGGATCTTGACGCGTTCATTGCGTCTCGACGTAGGGGATAG
- a CDS encoding transglutaminase family protein, which translates to MSIRKLMLDVGVPQNYLGHDEIIDVDDPAVRSLAQQLRQASDNKTAFAKAAFEWARDNVGHSNDVQDPRVTLTATEVLDARVGLCYAKAHLLTALLRSEGIPTGLCYQRLADRDGFVLHGLVAIYLEGSWHRQDPRGNKVGVDAEFSLGTERLAWPVDPTVGEIDYPQVFASPVACVVDTLRGATNVLDLLDGGLPTALDA; encoded by the coding sequence ATGTCGATTCGAAAACTGATGCTTGACGTGGGAGTTCCGCAGAACTACCTGGGGCACGACGAGATTATCGACGTTGACGACCCGGCTGTTCGATCTTTGGCGCAACAGTTACGCCAGGCGTCGGACAACAAAACAGCGTTCGCCAAGGCTGCATTCGAATGGGCGCGAGATAATGTCGGGCACTCCAACGATGTTCAGGATCCGAGAGTGACGTTGACCGCGACCGAGGTTCTCGATGCGCGAGTGGGGCTCTGTTATGCCAAGGCGCACTTGCTCACTGCGCTTTTGCGATCCGAGGGCATCCCCACGGGCCTCTGCTACCAGCGACTCGCGGATCGTGACGGGTTCGTGCTTCACGGCTTGGTCGCGATCTATCTCGAAGGATCCTGGCATCGCCAAGATCCGCGAGGGAACAAGGTTGGAGTCGACGCAGAATTCTCGCTCGGCACGGAACGGCTTGCGTGGCCGGTCGATCCGACTGTGGGGGAGATCGACTACCCGCAGGTGTTCGCGTCACCAGTGGCGTGCGTTGTCGACACACTTCGTGGTGCGACCAACGTGCTCGACCTCCTGGACGGCGGCTTGCCGACTGCACTGGACGCGTGA
- a CDS encoding DNA-binding protein has protein sequence MRPDENGVPAKRPILTIAPDGDEFWQAPQCQIATGAPKGTWLYWAHIGKGPVSFKLGRRRVWRKSVILAWIAEQEAAGIREREC, from the coding sequence ATGAGACCAGATGAAAACGGGGTACCTGCAAAGAGGCCCATCCTGACCATCGCGCCGGACGGAGATGAGTTCTGGCAAGCGCCTCAGTGCCAAATCGCCACCGGTGCCCCCAAGGGAACCTGGCTCTACTGGGCGCACATCGGCAAAGGGCCGGTGAGCTTCAAGCTTGGCCGACGCAGAGTCTGGCGTAAGAGCGTCATTCTCGCCTGGATTGCCGAGCAGGAAGCTGCAGGGATTCGCGAGCGTGAGTGCTGA
- a CDS encoding helix-turn-helix domain-containing protein, whose translation MKQNQIPLEIPTELVDVIRNVMRPLVAELVAELLAERGSSAMASTAQGLAARPEDSHAWMTVKEAADYLRIHQKTVLRLLASEQITAGTGLVGYQVTTPNGTWRIHRDDADRFQRRPTSKYGIRQN comes from the coding sequence ATGAAACAGAATCAGATCCCACTTGAGATTCCTACCGAGCTCGTCGACGTCATTCGCAATGTGATGCGTCCTCTGGTAGCCGAGCTGGTCGCCGAACTGTTGGCAGAACGTGGCAGTTCGGCGATGGCATCGACTGCACAGGGACTCGCGGCGAGACCTGAAGACTCGCATGCCTGGATGACAGTCAAAGAAGCCGCAGATTATCTGCGCATTCATCAGAAGACAGTCCTACGACTCCTCGCCAGTGAGCAGATCACCGCAGGAACCGGACTCGTCGGATATCAAGTCACCACCCCGAACGGCACATGGCGAATCCATCGCGACGATGCCGACAGGTTTCAACGGCGCCCGACCAGCAAATACGGAATTAGACAGAACTGA
- a CDS encoding glycosyl hydrolase family 28-related protein, which produces MTIVRASFVDGVRVPLGSGTITYTPTRPLPSTEDASKTVMPVHAQASVTAGVVQEKDLNPGPYDAKIDINGNAWFTETYKIIVPETGPVNLMDLVEETTEYQPPVVGAVTALRNEVVAAVAAVEGLSTAQDAAVADLVAPGTATKAALDGTYAPSSLSTTKADASSLTAIAPAGGVRAVGKGELIFNVRDYGAVGNGITDDGPAIEAAIAAINAVPNAYSAAGVLLFPPGKFMDSKNHVIPSNKRIHIRGSQIYTSIVTRTGAASGDWWTLNSNSGGMETITLEGGRYQGATGDAVVLNGAYGYLTDVQIVKSGGSGLVVGKAAPAIAPRITHVSISECAQYGAQIVAGSGSTDGMWVNVVISATGWTGFKIEESAQNILNLHVWGCGVESTTDYHGVWITATGCLFATWQSEKNLGSGIYIQGNNNQFVGGRAWGNGLSGIRSLASNRNNYVGNEIYWNGVKNTTLTSTISFSGIHMDNSQENVLTGNNVWDSAVEIPAGNYVTVPTHPYPGRTATQTQPYNYAEAGTSDFNVLVGNSMRKERARSGAYNTTDGATFGNSNIWSGNDLGSAPVPTKSVAGGAVRIAAESDTAIVSASQEITSILGHRAGRVVRLIFTNASPQPVRDNGTTLNLNGDFAPTQNDVLSLVSDGTNWYEVSRSAN; this is translated from the coding sequence ATGACCATTGTCAGAGCCTCTTTCGTGGATGGTGTCCGTGTCCCGTTGGGTAGCGGCACGATCACGTACACGCCGACGCGCCCTCTTCCGTCGACGGAGGATGCGAGCAAGACGGTTATGCCGGTTCATGCTCAGGCTTCGGTGACGGCTGGCGTGGTGCAGGAGAAGGATCTCAACCCTGGACCGTACGACGCGAAGATCGACATCAACGGCAACGCGTGGTTCACGGAGACGTACAAGATCATCGTCCCCGAGACCGGTCCTGTGAATCTGATGGATCTGGTCGAGGAGACGACGGAGTATCAGCCACCGGTGGTTGGTGCTGTCACGGCACTGCGGAATGAGGTCGTTGCCGCTGTTGCTGCGGTCGAGGGTTTGTCGACGGCGCAGGATGCTGCGGTGGCTGATCTGGTCGCTCCGGGTACCGCGACGAAGGCGGCACTGGACGGCACCTACGCCCCGAGTTCACTGTCCACAACAAAGGCGGATGCGTCGTCACTGACTGCGATCGCGCCCGCTGGCGGCGTGCGTGCAGTCGGCAAAGGCGAGTTGATCTTCAACGTCAGGGATTACGGTGCAGTCGGTAACGGCATCACCGACGACGGTCCTGCAATCGAAGCGGCAATCGCCGCGATCAATGCCGTACCAAACGCCTACAGTGCCGCAGGAGTTCTACTCTTCCCGCCTGGCAAATTTATGGACTCCAAGAATCATGTGATCCCGTCCAACAAGCGGATCCATATTCGAGGATCGCAGATTTACACGAGCATCGTTACCCGGACAGGCGCAGCGTCTGGGGACTGGTGGACTCTAAACAGCAACTCGGGAGGGATGGAGACCATCACCCTGGAAGGTGGTCGCTACCAAGGGGCGACGGGTGACGCTGTAGTTCTGAACGGCGCTTACGGGTATCTGACCGACGTTCAGATAGTGAAGTCTGGTGGCAGTGGCCTAGTTGTCGGCAAAGCTGCGCCCGCTATCGCTCCCAGGATCACGCACGTATCGATCAGTGAGTGCGCTCAATACGGTGCTCAGATAGTTGCAGGGTCCGGGTCCACTGATGGCATGTGGGTAAATGTCGTCATCTCTGCCACTGGGTGGACGGGGTTCAAGATCGAGGAATCCGCGCAGAACATTCTCAACCTTCACGTGTGGGGTTGTGGTGTCGAATCCACCACCGACTATCACGGAGTGTGGATCACCGCTACCGGTTGCCTGTTCGCCACGTGGCAGTCGGAGAAGAACCTCGGTTCAGGGATATACATCCAAGGCAACAACAACCAATTTGTCGGCGGGCGCGCATGGGGCAACGGGCTGTCAGGAATTAGATCCTTGGCATCCAACCGAAACAACTACGTCGGTAATGAGATTTATTGGAACGGCGTCAAGAACACAACCCTGACCTCGACCATCAGTTTCTCGGGTATCCACATGGACAACTCGCAAGAGAACGTCCTCACGGGAAATAATGTGTGGGATTCCGCCGTCGAAATCCCAGCGGGTAACTACGTCACCGTTCCGACACACCCTTATCCGGGACGAACTGCGACACAAACGCAGCCGTACAACTACGCGGAGGCCGGGACTTCCGACTTCAACGTACTGGTAGGAAATTCGATGCGGAAAGAACGTGCACGCTCGGGTGCGTACAACACAACAGATGGCGCAACGTTCGGCAATAGCAACATATGGTCCGGGAACGACCTTGGGTCTGCGCCCGTGCCGACCAAGTCGGTTGCCGGCGGTGCGGTACGTATCGCGGCGGAATCGGACACTGCCATAGTGTCGGCGTCGCAAGAGATTACAAGTATCCTTGGTCATCGAGCAGGCAGGGTGGTGCGCCTGATCTTCACAAACGCCAGCCCACAGCCTGTCCGCGACAACGGCACCACTTTGAATCTCAATGGCGACTTCGCCCCTACACAGAACGATGTTCTGTCACTTGTCAGTGACGGAACCAACTGGTATGAGGTCAGCCGCTCCGCTAACTGA
- a CDS encoding VOC family protein encodes MSVSPRLDLVGIVTGDLDRSLAFYRSLGLEIPETPSDAPHVEFTFEGGLRLAWDAESTIKSFDPDYATAAGRHPVALAFDFGTPGAVDEAYARITADFAGHKEPFDAVWGQRYAVLLDPDGNTVDLFAAL; translated from the coding sequence GTGTCGGTGTCACCTCGTCTTGATCTTGTCGGAATTGTCACCGGCGATCTCGATCGTTCCCTTGCGTTCTACCGCAGCCTGGGCCTCGAGATCCCCGAGACGCCGTCCGATGCCCCGCACGTCGAGTTCACCTTCGAGGGCGGACTGAGGCTGGCGTGGGATGCCGAGTCGACGATCAAGAGTTTCGACCCTGACTATGCGACAGCGGCCGGCCGACATCCCGTGGCGTTGGCCTTCGATTTCGGTACCCCCGGGGCCGTCGACGAAGCGTACGCACGAATCACCGCAGACTTTGCCGGGCACAAGGAACCCTTCGACGCCGTGTGGGGCCAGCGTTACGCGGTGCTCCTCGACCCGGACGGAAACACGGTCGATCTGTTTGCCGCGCTCTGA
- a CDS encoding PPOX class F420-dependent oxidoreductase has protein sequence MSLGEEKTISVTTFRKSGDGVVTPTWVVPLSDGRIGFWTSSKSGKAKRLRNNPQVTVVPCNSRGKVTPGAVPVRGVATLVRSGSDFDEIQSKVKAKYGVMVPISKFFNVLGHIGKGSFPYGDVGVVVTLEP, from the coding sequence ATGTCCCTCGGCGAAGAGAAAACGATCTCGGTAACAACCTTCCGAAAGAGCGGCGACGGCGTCGTGACGCCCACCTGGGTCGTCCCGCTGTCCGACGGTCGCATCGGGTTCTGGACGTCCTCGAAATCCGGTAAGGCAAAACGGTTGCGGAACAATCCGCAGGTCACGGTGGTGCCGTGTAACAGCCGGGGCAAAGTGACACCCGGAGCTGTGCCGGTCCGCGGGGTCGCGACCTTAGTGCGCTCAGGTTCCGACTTCGACGAGATTCAGAGTAAAGTGAAAGCGAAATATGGTGTGATGGTGCCGATTTCGAAATTCTTCAACGTCCTCGGCCATATCGGCAAGGGCTCATTCCCCTACGGTGACGTTGGCGTCGTCGTCACCCTGGAGCCGTAG
- a CDS encoding DUF4234 domain-containing protein, with translation MGKDSKGSAMTQQGIQSPVQQSAIRKQGPWGLWWLTVITFGIYYLVWYDRINGELAAFTGSEREGWTRWWSQIIPFYGLVGLSRTAKRLNQAHGIANSPVTVSPVMAWLWAPAWFGSQTRYLQRRINTLADIQASHRA, from the coding sequence GTGGGCAAAGACTCGAAGGGCAGCGCAATGACGCAACAGGGGATTCAGTCGCCGGTTCAGCAATCGGCAATCCGGAAGCAGGGGCCGTGGGGGCTGTGGTGGCTGACCGTGATCACCTTCGGGATCTACTACCTCGTCTGGTACGACCGTATCAACGGCGAGTTGGCAGCATTCACGGGCAGCGAGCGTGAGGGCTGGACGCGATGGTGGTCGCAGATCATCCCGTTTTACGGCCTCGTAGGATTGTCGCGCACTGCGAAGCGGTTGAACCAAGCCCACGGGATCGCGAATTCGCCCGTAACGGTTTCGCCGGTCATGGCATGGCTATGGGCGCCAGCATGGTTCGGGTCGCAAACTCGATACCTGCAGCGCCGAATCAATACCCTTGCGGATATCCAGGCAAGCCACAGGGCCTAG